From Campylobacter peloridis LMG 23910, the proteins below share one genomic window:
- a CDS encoding conjugal transfer protein TrbL/VirB6 has product MQGNFFTELGNATHVILEVVRNAALSEKMTQLAVLFSITLVITIMYKGYEILFGRSQSPTKEVMWDLAAKAMIITFALNIGGWLTLVINAMDGFHEWAGGSLSMYKQIDIIFNEVRNLADSIWAKASGFSIIVAAFSIVMIYTGFGIAVLPALVVINATAFTQTILVIAAPLMFYCLLYKSTKNVFTQWLALLISNTLLVLFMSLFFKVFAKEIYRFARYSQDQYMNADADSFFIGISMIFSSVLLVAMVFVAKVFAEKVGSVALDSAMQSVFSRVSNPISSAAGKTLGKLFGHAQKGGSKMAEGAYSMMKSGASVAGANAMSLGKSILQRMRNEA; this is encoded by the coding sequence ATGCAAGGTAATTTCTTTACAGAGCTTGGTAATGCTACTCATGTGATTTTAGAAGTAGTAAGAAATGCAGCACTGAGTGAAAAAATGACTCAACTTGCTGTGCTTTTTTCTATTACCCTTGTAATTACTATTATGTATAAGGGTTATGAAATCTTATTTGGTCGTTCTCAAAGTCCTACTAAAGAAGTAATGTGGGATTTAGCTGCTAAGGCTATGATCATCACTTTTGCTTTAAATATCGGCGGATGGCTTACTTTAGTCATTAATGCTATGGATGGCTTTCATGAGTGGGCTGGTGGAAGCCTTAGTATGTATAAGCAAATTGATATTATTTTTAATGAAGTTAGAAATTTAGCTGATAGTATATGGGCTAAGGCTAGTGGATTTAGCATTATAGTTGCTGCATTTAGTATAGTTATGATTTATACAGGTTTTGGTATAGCTGTGTTACCTGCTTTAGTGGTAATAAATGCTACTGCTTTTACTCAAACTATATTAGTGATTGCTGCACCTTTAATGTTTTATTGTCTTTTATATAAAAGCACTAAAAATGTTTTTACTCAATGGCTTGCATTGCTTATTTCTAATACCTTATTAGTTCTTTTTATGAGCTTATTTTTTAAAGTTTTTGCAAAAGAAATATATCGTTTTGCTAGGTATTCTCAAGATCAATATATGAATGCAGATGCTGACTCATTTTTCATAGGAATATCAATGATTTTTTCCTCTGTTTTATTAGTTGCTATGGTTTTTGTAGCAAAGGTTTTTGCTGAAAAAGTAGGAAGCGTTGCTTTAGATTCTGCTATGCAAAGTGTGTTTTCAAGGGTAAGCAATCCTATAAGTTCTGCAGCTGGAAAAACTCTTGGAAAATTATTTGGGCATGCTCAAAAAGGAGGCTCTAAAATGGCAGAAGGTGCTTATTCTATGATGAAATCAGGTGCTTCTGTTGCAGGTGCTAATGCTATGTCTTTAGGAAAGAGCATATTACAAAGGATGAGAAATGAAGCATAA
- a CDS encoding Rha family transcriptional regulator: MSSVININNIDVIFENKDEQIFCTSLDIAKVFGKRHDNVLADIKLILNELREIGASQGLLNFEETYRNTEIRGFGKVKGKTRKDRCYNLTRDAFTLLAMGFTGKKALQFKIAFINAFNQMEQIIKNKEIEKIKQLKHYDLPDTPYKEKIANAIKEIEQKQNSKFIELIEYEIVEKFKNGKTQVLQKLNFKTKLI; encoded by the coding sequence ATGAGTAGTGTTATTAATATTAACAATATAGATGTCATCTTTGAAAACAAAGATGAGCAAATTTTTTGCACAAGTTTAGATATAGCTAAAGTGTTTGGGAAAAGACATGATAATGTATTAGCAGATATTAAACTCATTTTAAATGAATTGCGAGAAATAGGAGCTTCTCAAGGTCTCCTCAATTTTGAGGAGACCTATAGAAATACTGAAATTAGGGGTTTTGGTAAGGTTAAAGGAAAAACAAGAAAAGATCGTTGTTATAATCTAACTCGTGATGCATTCACGCTTTTAGCTATGGGTTTTACAGGTAAAAAAGCTTTACAATTTAAAATAGCTTTTATCAATGCTTTTAATCAAATGGAACAAATCATTAAAAACAAAGAAATAGAAAAAATAAAACAACTAAAACATTATGATCTTCCTGATACACCTTATAAGGAAAAGATAGCAAACGCTATAAAGGAAATAGAACAAAAACAAAATTCTAAATTTATAGAACTAATAGAATATGAAATAGTAGAAAAATTTAAAAATGGAAAAACACAAGTTTTACAAAAACTTAATTTTAAAACCAAATTAATTTAA
- a CDS encoding type IV secretion system protein, which translates to MRLSLSKNQTKKPQGCFILNSPVKRQGKTQKALTTIKLSSIIATKIKRVNFILKYLLSGVKIKPQGCRPVANPKNNYIQKQNKFLFSIISSLCIANLAFSAGIPVVDATANSQMATQNAKEIAEWTKQATRWQDTVKHYQQQIQAYQNELMSKTGARDSVSFMRDTKQIYLDFAEAGQNIQSFYDDVLQDPQGFLSDKSKETFRKFTLFDRCNASYLSEERKRICRMDMITYAAQVEHYNQASIQVNTVAKSLEKLHQRLIESKDIKETNDINNAINVEKTKLEIIKTNLEISNMHYENQRRIRQDQAAQLFAESMGKEPLDYGELRKKYDKEADALFD; encoded by the coding sequence ATGAGATTAAGTTTAAGTAAAAATCAAACCAAAAAGCCACAGGGGTGCTTTATCTTAAATAGCCCTGTCAAAAGACAGGGTAAGACTCAAAAAGCCTTGACTACTATTAAACTTAGTAGTATAATTGCTACTAAGATAAAGCGTGTGAACTTCATCTTAAAATATCTCCTTTCTGGAGTTAAGATTAAGCCACAGGGTTGCCGCCCTGTGGCAAACCCCAAAAATAATTATATCCAAAAACAAAATAAATTTTTATTTTCCATAATTTCATCATTATGTATTGCAAATTTAGCTTTTAGTGCTGGTATTCCTGTAGTTGATGCGACTGCAAATTCACAAATGGCAACCCAAAATGCAAAAGAAATTGCAGAATGGACTAAACAAGCTACAAGATGGCAAGATACGGTTAAACACTATCAACAACAAATTCAAGCTTATCAAAATGAACTTATGTCTAAAACAGGTGCAAGAGATTCAGTGTCTTTTATGAGAGACACAAAACAAATTTATTTAGATTTTGCTGAAGCTGGACAAAACATACAATCTTTTTATGATGATGTATTGCAAGATCCACAAGGCTTTTTAAGCGATAAAAGCAAAGAAACATTTAGAAAATTCACTCTTTTTGATCGTTGCAATGCTAGTTATTTGAGTGAAGAGCGAAAAAGAATATGTAGAATGGATATGATTACTTATGCAGCTCAAGTGGAGCATTATAATCAAGCTTCTATCCAAGTTAATACCGTAGCAAAGTCTTTAGAGAAACTACACCAAAGACTTATAGAATCAAAAGATATTAAAGAAACTAATGACATTAACAATGCGATTAATGTAGAAAAAACCAAACTAGAAATCATTAAAACTAATCTTGAAATTTCTAATATGCATTATGAAAATCAAAGAAGAATAAGACAAGATCAAGCAGCACAGCTGTTTGCAGAATCAATGGGGAAAGAGCCTTTGGATTATGGCGAGCTTAGAAAAAAATATGATAAAGAAGCTGATGCTTTATTTGACTAA
- a CDS encoding VirB4 family type IV secretion/conjugal transfer ATPase, whose protein sequence is MNNYFDPLFKGLTRPALLFGVPLVPFIINILGFILIAVYTQQFFLLIFGVISYFIMKAMTKKDEQMFRLFFLKTKFISNFLSRKYHKAKTFNSVSYKRLPTNNDFPKLSIFPLHAEPSLEKLIPYSSLLTDSIVITKEHMLISTFFIEGIEFECESDENLIFKKNLLNMMIMSFSNEPIAFYFHNVRFKLHEFLDSHFENSFLKEIDEKYHKSFDKKSFQQNSLYLTLVYKPLKSNIDLKTFNKLNYKSKAKEISNFVLKFQEYLGKLEANIKDFKPKILSVYKKNNIKYSEQLEFYNYLIGGKFNPVVVCDTPIYQYLTGTLKNIQFNHDMIQLNYNDDTKRFARIIEIKDYSNETFSGILDSLMYLDVDYTITQTFVPLSKYDSKSALNKQINQLISSEDDGVSQIEQLNLALDDLISNVISFGNYHFSICVFGDSIDECKKNTNKVITSLNSLGFTSTLANIALPASYFSQFPSNFAIRPRVHMISSLNFSSLVALHNFLMGKKEKNCWGDAVTILKTPNKQPYFLNFHKSDGKNKDEFGDLNLANTLILGQSGGGKTVFMNFIINQMIKYANKDSFPANIPEDKKKFTAVFLDKDKGALGNILCAGGRYISIKNGKPTGFNPFMVETNEENLRFLKQLIKLCVTRNGEILNTKEEKQINEAVNTLMFQFEISERKYPISLLLENITDDFNDNNSLKSRLSLFQKGKQFGWVFDNEYDNLDFPDDINLFGIDGTEFLDEKDVSALISYFILWRVMNLADGRRLCIDIDEAWKWLENDIVAEEVKNKFKTIRKQNGFLRLATQSIEDFLKLKIANTLVEQSATKIFLPNPLAKEDEYLRLGLSKDEFLIVKNFAPHKRQFLVKRQDEAVVCSLDLSSLGKENLKILSTGTSYIEKIENIFNQKNKTLEEKINELKTFYKEEQ, encoded by the coding sequence ATGAATAACTATTTTGATCCGCTCTTTAAAGGATTAACACGCCCTGCACTCCTTTTTGGAGTGCCTTTAGTGCCTTTTATAATAAACATTTTAGGATTTATCTTAATAGCTGTTTATACACAACAATTTTTTCTTTTAATTTTTGGAGTTATTTCTTATTTTATTATGAAAGCAATGACTAAGAAAGATGAGCAAATGTTTAGATTGTTTTTTTTAAAAACTAAATTTATTAGTAATTTTTTGAGTAGAAAATACCATAAAGCAAAAACTTTTAATAGCGTAAGCTATAAACGATTGCCAACTAATAATGATTTTCCAAAATTATCTATATTTCCACTTCATGCTGAACCAAGTTTAGAGAAATTAATTCCTTATAGCTCTTTACTTACAGATAGTATTGTTATTACAAAAGAACATATGCTAATTAGCACATTTTTTATTGAGGGTATAGAATTTGAGTGTGAGTCAGATGAGAATTTAATTTTTAAAAAAAATCTTTTAAATATGATGATAATGTCATTTTCTAATGAACCTATTGCTTTTTATTTTCATAATGTAAGATTTAAATTACATGAATTTTTAGATTCTCATTTTGAAAATTCTTTTTTAAAGGAAATTGATGAGAAATACCATAAGAGTTTTGATAAAAAAAGTTTTCAGCAAAATTCGCTTTATTTAACTTTGGTCTATAAGCCTTTAAAATCTAATATTGATCTAAAGACTTTCAATAAATTAAATTACAAATCAAAAGCAAAAGAAATTTCAAATTTTGTTCTTAAATTCCAAGAATACTTAGGAAAACTTGAAGCTAACATTAAAGATTTTAAACCAAAAATATTAAGTGTATATAAAAAGAATAATATTAAATATTCCGAGCAATTAGAATTTTATAATTATTTAATAGGTGGAAAATTTAATCCTGTTGTAGTTTGTGATACTCCGATATATCAATATCTAACAGGAACTTTAAAAAATATTCAATTTAACCACGATATGATTCAGCTAAACTACAATGATGATACAAAAAGATTTGCTAGAATTATTGAAATTAAAGATTATTCTAATGAAACTTTTTCAGGTATTTTAGATTCTTTAATGTACCTTGATGTAGATTATACTATCACTCAAACTTTTGTTCCTTTATCAAAATATGATTCAAAATCAGCATTAAACAAACAAATTAATCAACTAATTTCAAGTGAAGATGATGGCGTAAGTCAGATAGAGCAATTAAATTTAGCATTAGATGATTTAATTAGTAATGTTATAAGTTTTGGAAATTATCATTTTAGTATTTGTGTTTTTGGTGATAGCATTGATGAATGCAAGAAAAATACTAATAAAGTAATAACTTCATTAAATAGTTTAGGCTTTACTTCAACATTAGCAAATATTGCACTACCTGCTTCTTATTTTTCACAATTTCCAAGTAATTTTGCAATACGCCCAAGAGTTCATATGATTTCATCTTTAAATTTTTCATCTTTAGTTGCATTACATAATTTCTTAATGGGTAAAAAAGAAAAAAATTGCTGGGGTGATGCTGTAACTATTTTAAAAACACCAAACAAACAACCATATTTTTTAAATTTCCACAAAAGCGATGGAAAAAACAAAGATGAATTTGGTGATTTGAATTTAGCTAATACTTTGATTTTAGGTCAAAGTGGTGGTGGTAAAACCGTGTTTATGAATTTTATCATTAATCAAATGATAAAGTATGCTAATAAAGATAGTTTCCCTGCAAACATACCTGAAGATAAAAAGAAATTTACAGCTGTATTTTTAGATAAAGATAAAGGTGCTTTAGGCAATATTCTTTGTGCTGGCGGTAGATATATTTCTATTAAAAATGGTAAGCCTACTGGGTTTAATCCTTTTATGGTTGAAACTAATGAAGAAAATTTAAGATTTTTAAAACAACTAATAAAACTATGTGTAACACGCAATGGCGAAATTCTTAATACAAAAGAAGAAAAACAAATCAATGAAGCTGTAAATACTCTAATGTTTCAATTTGAAATTTCTGAAAGAAAATATCCTATTTCTTTACTTCTTGAAAATATTACAGATGATTTTAATGACAATAACTCTTTAAAAAGTAGATTGTCTTTATTCCAAAAAGGAAAACAATTTGGCTGGGTGTTTGATAATGAATATGACAACCTAGATTTTCCTGATGATATTAATTTATTTGGTATTGATGGAACTGAATTTTTAGATGAAAAAGATGTTTCAGCATTAATCTCTTATTTTATTCTTTGGCGTGTTATGAATTTAGCAGATGGAAGAAGACTTTGTATAGATATTGATGAAGCTTGGAAGTGGTTAGAAAATGATATTGTGGCAGAAGAAGTAAAAAACAAGTTTAAAACCATAAGAAAACAAAATGGCTTTTTAAGACTTGCTACACAAAGTATAGAGGACTTTTTAAAACTAAAGATAGCAAATACTTTAGTTGAGCAATCTGCTACAAAAATATTTTTACCAAACCCTTTAGCAAAAGAAGATGAGTATTTAAGACTAGGTCTTAGTAAAGATGAATTTTTAATAGTTAAAAACTTTGCCCCACATAAACGACAATTCCTTGTTAAAAGACAAGATGAAGCAGTTGTTTGTTCTTTGGATCTTTCATCTTTAGGCAAAGAAAACCTAAAAATTTTATCTACAGGCACAAGCTATATAGAAAAAATAGAAAATATCTTTAATCAAAAAAACAAAACTTTGGAAGAAAAAATCAATGAACTTAAAACATTTTATAAGGAAGAACAATGA
- a CDS encoding attachment mediating protein TraC/VirB2, with translation MFKKILLIALAVNLAFAVGGIDKVNTLAQDIESALFGVSIIAITIAFCIAGYRMAILKQQWTEVLPVVIGGVVIGSASSLAALLVG, from the coding sequence ATGTTTAAAAAAATACTATTAATAGCATTAGCTGTAAATTTAGCTTTTGCTGTAGGCGGTATTGATAAAGTCAATACTTTGGCACAAGATATAGAGTCAGCTTTGTTTGGTGTTTCTATTATTGCTATTACAATAGCTTTTTGTATTGCAGGTTATAGAATGGCAATATTAAAACAGCAATGGACTGAAGTTTTACCAGTGGTAATTGGCGGTGTTGTTATAGGTTCTGCTTCTTCTTTGGCTGCTCTTTTGGTGGGTTAA
- a CDS encoding YopX family protein — translation MKLSEFDFRIWDKDEKCFLDPYTKSRAIIKNLPNEKLERFELELFVGIKDKNGQKIFEEDILLYKKNKKKYIFKVFDGLTYCKEFSFLKYSFDEESQTIIQTSYSQIELSHKLNCDCKFYNKANEKYLEVIGNTHENEELLKDKELLNY, via the coding sequence ATGAAATTGAGTGAATTTGATTTTAGGATTTGGGATAAAGATGAAAAATGTTTTTTAGATCCTTATACAAAAAGCAGAGCGATTATAAAAAATTTACCTAATGAAAAATTAGAAAGATTTGAGTTAGAACTTTTTGTAGGAATAAAAGATAAAAATGGACAAAAGATTTTTGAAGAAGATATTCTTTTATATAAAAAAAATAAGAAAAAATATATTTTTAAAGTATTTGATGGTTTAACTTATTGCAAAGAATTTTCATTTTTAAAATATAGCTTTGATGAAGAAAGTCAAACAATTATACAAACTTCTTATTCTCAAATAGAATTATCGCATAAATTAAATTGTGATTGTAAATTTTATAATAAAGCAAATGAAAAATATTTAGAAGTCATCGGCAATACTCACGAGAATGAGGAATTATTAAAAGATAAGGAATTGCTAAATTACTAA